ATTGTTTCTCCAGCACACAAGGAAGAACGGTTCCCTTGAGGGTCATGTAACTTGTTCCTGAGCTGACCACTTCAAAACACTACAAATATTACCATTGATGTTCTTACTAAAACACAGACACCAGCCAACAGCCTTTGCTACCATAAGTCGGTATTACTTCTCCATAGGGTGAAACAAGCATTCCCTTCCAATACAAAGCTGCAGTTTTGCTGAAAACTTGCGATTTCAAGTATCCTATCACATGAACCAAGGTATGCTAGATAAACTTCAGCCTTCAGAAGAACAGAGAGTGCAGTAAATTCGCATACACCATTCCAGCAGTGAACCCTGGGCAAATCTTTTCCTGATTTGCAGCTTACCACCCAAgacaaataatttctgaaagacaaatcTAGGCTTTGAATGCCATGTCATAATAGCAAGAAATGTGAATGCTGCACTTCTGTGCAATTCTAAGCTGAAAGCAGCTCACATGGTCACTCAGCGAGATGAaacattttgctattttttgattaaaaaaaaatgtccagtATCTCCTCCTTCAGTACTGTAATATGAGATACTACTTCATAATTTGTTTTACAAGGTTCAAACAGTCACATTCTAACCTACTGCATAAAGGTACTTCCTGGCTTTCCTCCGGGGACGACCTTTAGAAGCTTGCAGAAAACTGCTGATCTTGTTCTCTTTTGGAGATTTACACACTTCACAATATTCTTTCAACAGAGTTTGCAGGGCCACCCGAAGGCTGAAATCTGGAATACCTTGAGGaaataagcagaataaaaaaggcACAGTGAAAAGTTACAGACAGTAAGTAACTCAGTTGTAGAAAAGTTACTAGCTTCTCCTAAATTCGCACACAAATCACGATTGCTTGCTTTTACAGGACTTTTTCAAAAGCACGTTTTTAAAGTAAGCTGTGcttatttgttaaaaaataggACTCGTTTGCTCGGGAGTAAACATTTTCACTCATGATGCTATTAATCTAAAAGAAATCCATCAGAACACAGTAACTCTGAACAACACACAGCTCGCTCAAATACAAGCGCCTGAtgttctttctctccttctttcaCTTACTTTCTATGTACTTTAACAGCCTTTGTGCTGGTAGCAGCGGGAATCGAACGGGCTCCAGTACTTCCACGAcgtatttcttccttttccccacaTCCTTCAAAATCCACTGCATCGCCGCTAAGAAAACCTGGTACTCGTCCTCGATGCTCAGGTCCTCGCTTCGCAGGATCTTAATCAGCTGCTCTTTTGTCAGCGCCAGGAACTCCTCCCCGCTCTGCACCTCCAGGAAGTGCGCGTGGATGTAGCTCTCGGTGAACTCCATCAAGTCGTGACAGGCGATCTGCTCGGAGAACTGGAAGAGGCCGATGCAGTTCAGCGGGTCGATCTGCCCCTTCAGGAACTCgcagcacagctccaccacCTCGGTGAGCTGCAGCATGTCGGCGGCGACGATCAGCTCCTGCACGTTGTGCTCCCCGATGCTCACCACCCCTGCGGGCACGCACACGGCAGCGGGGCTCCGCTCGAGGCTGCGGCCCTCGGGCCACCGCCGGGCaaccggccccgccgcccccctcggCCCTTACCTGTGTAGATGAAGTCGAGGAGCGTGTGGAAGGTGCCCGCCTCGACGCCCGCGATCCGCACCACGTCGCGGCCGGACTCCTTCATGCCACCCGCGAAGAGCGCCGCGAAGTACGGGCTGCTGGCCGCCAGCACCAGCCGGTGCACGGCGAACGCCTCCGGGCCCACCTCCAGCCGCACGTCGCAGAAGCTCTGCCCGGCCCGCAGCCGGTTGATCTGGGCCAGGAGGAGGCGGGCGTGCCGGTCGGAGAAGGAGCTCCCGCCGCCCTTCGCGGCCGCAGCGCACGCCATagccctccctccctcaggcggcggcggcggcacctCTCCCCCGCCGTCCCCTGCCGCCCGCGGGCGCTTGGCGCATGCGCAACGGcaccccgcgctgcccgcccgcggCGCATGcgcgggggggaggggcgggcgcGCGGGGGCTGTTGGCGGGAAGGGTTGCTCATCCCGCTGAGGCGAGCAGGGGGCTGGCGGGGGTGGGTTGTGCACAAGGGCTTGCTGAGGGGTGTTCTTCGTGCTGAGCGCCCTTCTCCCTCAGGGGGCCTAAGAGGTGGATCTGCTCTGGTTGTGGTACATCCGTGTGAGCCTTTCTCTCTGTGCTTGCCTGGTCGCTTGGCCCTGTGAGGCCTGTTCAGCCCCCACGGGtgcctctggctgctgcaccatgggctggctgcctgctctgtgaGGAGCTTTGTCAGTGGTTAAAGCTGGTCCTCTGATGGGTTCGCTTACTGCGCCTGGTGCTGATGTCACCTTGTTCACTAACTTCACAGTTTCTGTCCCTCAGTTGTATTCCCTTCAGGCATGCTTTTGCACACTGGATTTCTAGCTGCCTTAATCTGTGCTTGTGAGAGAGAAACCTGGCAGTGTTGGTGAGTAACCACAGCTACTGTCTGCCTGGGGAAACCCCAGAGATGGAAGGTGGGAGAACTGCCTGTCCTTTGCTCAGTGCTGGCATCAGAGCCAGCACCGACCAGAGGCGGAACTGGCCCACGCACCCACTTTGTAATGTTGTGCCATGTTTGGGCTTTCCTCATCATTCCAGCACTGATGTTTCATCGCAGAGCATGCTTCCACCTTAGTCTGTATAATTCACTGAGTCACCACATGCCTGAGCACTGACCAAAGGATGAGCATCACATACTGAGTTACAGGCACACGATCACGGGgtctggcagagctggcactgaTCCTGAGAGAAAAGCATCCCTCCTGAGCTTTCCACAACTGTTCCAGCAGCATGACATGCAACATGACATGCAGCCGCAGCAAAAAGCAATCAGAGAGCCTCTTGGAATGCTTCCATATCTATTTACTGTGaggctgggaaagaaaaatatgtctgCTTACAGCCACAATGGTCATGGCCCCTCAGGCTTTTCTCATGATTCTGCATTTcattgtaataatttttaaatgtgcttcTGGGAAGGATCTGAGTCGTGGTACTCTCTGGGGACTGTTGGTTTCTCCATTCATCAGCATTATATTCTTGACAGTAGAGTGGTAAAGTTACCTTTCAAGCTggtcttaaaaaaatacccacagaAAATATAGATCCAGAtagaaaaataagatttctgCAAGCACACACAGTTGGAGGCATGCTGATATAACTCAGTACAAATTTTAAGCTAGGCTAATAAATGCgttgagatttttctttcactgatgAATCAGTAAAAGAAACCAGACCCCTCGCGCGCTGACATTTTATTCATCGGAAGTGGCCTGTGAGTAAAAGGCTTAGAATTCTCCTAAATGCCAGTGGCTCAGTCGCTGGCTGATGTCAGCTGTTAGACACTTGGCCAGTACTAGGATTTCACACCATAGCGCCAAATTTACAGACACAAAATAACGCTGCTGAGACTGCTAAATTTGCCCTGAAGGCCTGTCCGGTACCGTGTTAACGGCGTTGAATGGTTCTGCCTCCGGAAGAGGGCACTGCTTCAGCGTGCTGCTTCTGTACCCGCACGAAAGCTGTGCAAGATGGTGCTAATGCTCCCGTACGGTACAGTGCATCTCCCAAAACAAGCTGTAGATTTTCAGGAGTAAGTCTGAAAGTACATCTGGCAGTGTGAAATTGCACTGCGTAATGAGGAGCCTTTTGATTAACTAACACCAAGAATGACAGTCATTGCagtgaaggaattaaaaatgtcttcgattttaatttaaaaggctCCTAGCATGACACTTGCCAATAAGCCAGCTGAATGCCGACGGACATATAGGGCAGGTGACAAAAAAAGCATGCTCTTCAACGTGTCCAACTGCTCATGCCTGCCCAGaagtgctgctgccacagcaccaaAGCCTCTCAGTGAGAAGAATCTTGCAGACAAGCTGTTCAGACTTTCTCTTGAAAAAATCCTGTGCTGTGCCGGAGTACCATGAAGCATTGCAGTCCTCCCTGTGTTATCCCACAGAGGCCCATGGCTGCTCTGATTTCCCTGGCTGAAGGCTTCTCAGGAAAACCTTTTCAGATGCTTGGAAGATGTCCTGCTGAGCTAAGGTGCCTGTGCTCCTGCTCTCAAATCCTGCAGATGGTGCTGTTACTACAGGGTGATACATTTGAACGTGCAACAAAAATGGGTGGCTAAAAGCTGTTGCATGGGGGTGTTGTGGTTCTCCTCTGTTACAGGATGATCTTTGTTAGATCTAagggtttgttgggttttttccctccctgaaCTCCATAAAGGTGGAGGGCTTTtagtttcaaaaaaaacctaaaagaaaaaatcgATTTGAAGGTGTGGTTTTGCCTGTCTGCCTCTAGTCAGAAGTCTGTCCATCATACCTATAGCTTTGGGGATCATTTTGACTTAGTATTCACGAAGTATCCTTACCATACTTGGCTGCTAAAATTCTCTCTTGCAGAGGAGACATGAAACTTGGGCTTTGACTATTTGTAGGTACAACAAACCCTGTGGGATGTTTTGTGATAGGGAGCCACTCTCCATGAAAGCCAAACGGTACGTGCCAGGTCAGATTCCTGCCCCAGTTTCCATAAGTATGAAATCTTCACTTCCCATTCCAAACTGCAGTGCATCTCTGCACTTTGTGCTAAGGCATCTACTATCATCTTTCAACGGTACAGTCAGTTGCCACTTTAATTGCTAATTACCCACTGCAGTTACTACTTGTATTTTAATGCACTTAACCTGTCAAAGGAGAGGTGTTAGAGAGCCTCACCAAAAGGGAAAGGagcttgctttgtgttttaGTGTCCAGGTCACAAAGCCTTAATAGGATATGACCATTTTTGTTCCACTTTCCTAAGTTTCTTAAGGACTTGAAGTCAGCCTTCTCTCAGGGAAGCCAGAATTGCAGAAGGTACAGAGCCACTGAGAGTTTATGAGGACTAGAAATATCTGTAGTGCACTAAGCTACATCTCTCACACTTCCAAGACATCTTTCTGTTAAGGCCTACATTTGTCCAGGTGTTTCATTTACTGTGGATGCCCAAGGTTAACAATACAGATCAGCATTCTCTGTTGATGCACATTTTAGTGGAGCGCATCATGTGTGGCATCATGAATTTGCAGCCCCTAGTAGCAGGGAGATGGGAGAGGCTGCTGGAGTTCACAGTCATGTaactggaggagaaaaggggCTCCCTGGGTACTTTCAAGGTATTCCTCAAAGGCAATGGAGGTTAAGCCATTATCACCCCAGTGGGACAGGATATCATGTTATCTACTCAGCCAAAAGCCTCTAATGAGCTACGGACACTAGATTCTAATTAGATATCTGCATAAACATGTTGTCAGCTTATGTTTTTATGTGATATATAAGCTTTAGTGGATGAAAAAGCTTCCCTTCAGGGTCTGAATGTTTTCCATCTCAGCGGGTAAAGGCATTGTGCTTCACAGAGAACACATTTTCCAGACCTAAGCCAGGCATGGAAACACTCCCTCAGCAGGTTTGAGCCACACTCAGGAGCTATTACCTTCATTTCTGTGAGGGTTAATGAATCTTGATgattatgtgtgtgtgtttgtgcacgTGCAGGATAGAGGTCTGAACTGAAATTGACCCAAGGATGGAGAGCAATAGGGGTCCCCAAAACCAGTCTTTCTGCACAGGCAGCCCCAGAATATAGGGCCTGTGCTACCAGCAAGGTGGTGATGGCTCTGTCAATTTCTCAGCTGAACTGTTAATGGCTAGGGAAACTGTAAAGCTCATTGAAGTGCCATGCTGCACGATTCTTCTCTTCTCTTAGAACTTTTTTGTCTATTTTGGAATTTGTAATTAAgtgtttttattactttcacTGTAATACGGCTTCAGGTAAAGGTGACATTAAGGTAACTGCCTGATACCAGAGTTGTCAGTCCAGATAGGTTTAGTATTCTTGAACTGGGTATTAAGGAAACCCTCCTGAGTATCCACATTGCACCAAAGGTACTGAGAAGCAGGCTGTGCTAGAGTCCAACTGAGTGGGGTGATGCCTTCCAGTGACCAGCCATACCCCGGGGAGCCATTTGGCAGGCATCAAAACTGGGGAGCATGCCAGAGCTGCAAGAGCCTCCAGAGGGAATGTGACATTCCCAGTGAGTAATGCACAGATAATGGCTTGTGATTTCAGGAGCACCGGCAATATTTCACTGCTGTGTGCTCCAGGCTTCACCTTCACAATAGCATTGGGTAGAAAGGTGATTGGTGTAtgataaaaagtaataaaaagagGACTTTTTTAGTCTTAAGGTATACCCTAGCAATGAAAGGATTGTGTCATCTGACCTACTTGTGTGGAGAGGTTTGTGTTCTGGGTACACTTACCTAGCAGGAGGTTTGGAGGAATTCCAGTGAAACTGGGAAAGTTGTGCAACATGCATGGCTACAGTTCCCCACCAGTTAAGATTCTTGTGTTTAAGCCATAGATCTGGAGCAATTCCAGGCAATTTGATTTAAAGTAAACATCCTGGATGCAGCATGTCAGATACTAGCACAATATTGTTTTAGTCTTTCTCATTTCTCCTGTGGGAATAATCATTCCATGAAGAAGGAAAGTGATCTAATGAGAGAATTAACTCAAGAGCTTGAACATTGAATTAATCACAGCTGTCTGAGAGGGGAACCAAGGCAAACTCCACAGAGAGCTTGCTGCATTTCTAAGGAAGGAGGCCAAAAGAATACTAAGACTTGGATAGCAGTTGGTGATCAAAACAGAGGCAGGAGAGTTATGCTTTTAGTAGCTAAAGGGAAGCAAAACTGTGCAGCAGAGAGAGTTTTCCCCCTCATTTCTCTGAGAAGTTAAATCTCAGTAGTAGGGGatcactgcagctttttcttggAGATGTTGAAAGTTGCGAGATCACCGGGGTCTGATCCTAACTGTGTCCTCGCACTTAACTGAAGTAGATGATTGATTTCAAAGCTTGGCTCTTTTTTCACTGTTGTCTGGAGTTGTCCTGGAGCTTCCCACTACATTAGACCTGCTTGCTAAGGTAAGTTTATCAAAGGTGCAGGtcttttttttgccaaaaggaaaaatgagttGTGCTTGAGAACTATCAGTCTTCAGACACATGGGACTTTAGTGTTGCCATTAGTAAAGTCTGGCAATGTTTCAAACTGTAATCCAAATCCTAATGCTTTTTGAACTCTTTACTTAACTCTTCTTGTCTAAATCACTGTGTTCCTTTGTATTATAGAGTACAGTACACAACAGATCCACGTGCTGTCTAGAGCatgtggcatttttaaaaatgactcCAAGTTATGcaaacattttggaaagaaaaaaacaaggaaaatgatCAGAAAATGTGCATAAattcagttaattttattcCCTTTATTTTATATAGTCATTAGACATACACAAAGAGCATGTTTGCTCTCCTAGAACATACTGCACTTGCATTGACAGAGATTCTGAGCTGCTTTCCTTGAGAAGATGGATAAACTGCCTAATACCCACCACATTCCACAGCCTGTTCGCAGTGGGGTCATTCCAGAAGCAGAGCCTCCATGGAATGTGTGTGCGATACTTCACAAACTGTGAGTAACTGTAAGTAGGATGTCTGTAGGTCCTGCATCTCTTGCTTTGTGAGTCAGGACTTCCATGGCTCTGCATACACTGAAACCTTAAAAGATTGCTACCACACACCCCAGCtccttggctgctctgctgttccCTTGCCATGTATTTTCCTGGGTGaattttttccttgatttaCCTTTCCTCAATGCAAGCATTTTTCATCTCCCTTTTCAGAATTTCACCTTTGGAGGCTTGGACTAGTTCTCTGGTTAGAAAGATTGTTTTTATTCTAATCTTGTCCTTCAAAGTGCTTGCAACATCTCTACTTCATTGCCTGAGTAAACAAAACTGTTGACTACATTCAGAACAGGCCCTGTGGGATTCCTAACAGAAGACCTGCCTGAGTTTAATGACAATATACTCatagtaatattttaatatattttttaatcagttgtGCACCCGTGTTATGGTGATTTCATTTGCACTTCGGTTTTCTCAGTTGGCTTATCAGAATGTTGCATCAAATACTATCAAAACCCTTAAAAAGCCATATCTCATCTacagctttccattttctgcaggCTGGTTGTCTCTCAGCAAGGGAAACTAGCCTGTTTTGACATTGTGTGTCTTAAATAATCtaacaattattattttaatattttctttatccTTCAAGCTACATGGAAATGCATTGTTTAACAGCTTGTTCTAGTTTTTGAATGCTCAGGCTTTTGAAATGCTCTATTTCATAAAATGCTGAAgggtgtccagagaagggcaatgaagctggtgaagggtctagagcacaagtcttatgaggagtggctgagggaactgggggtgtttggcctggggaaaaggaggctgagagcagaccttatcgctctctacagctccctgacagaaggctgcagccaggtgggtctcttctcccaagtaacaagcaataggacaagaggaaatggtgtCAAGTTGCATCAGGAGAGGTTTcgattgggtattaggaaaaatgttttcaccaAAAGAGctgtcaggcactggaacaggctgcccagtgacATGCTGGAGTCgccatccctgaaggtatttaaaaggcgtgtagatgtggtgcttgggaacatggtttagtggtggacttgacagtgcttggttaacggttggactcaatggtcttaagggtcttttccaatctaaatgattctatgatttttgcATAACTCTAGTTGAAGGATCACCTTACAAAGTGCAACTCCACTTGCAGCATGAAATAAGGCATTGAAACAGAACTTGTCTGTGCTAGTCCTAGTTCTGCAATACTTCCAGTGATCAGATAAGTGTCTTACTGACTCTTTACCACTGACTCAGTTTGCTTCTCACTACTTATTTTCCTCTCAGGTATATTTTGAAGattaatgaatatttataaaatgttctGCATAAAACctgcacatgaaaaatgcaacagaagttGAAAATGTCATAATTATGGatgcttattattttttaaaaaggaagctaTATTGCAATCAATATCCAAGGAGAATTATGAACTATAAAGATAGAGTGAGGACTCCAAAGGTACTACAGGAAATTGTGGCTGGCACAACTAAGCTGAAGGTGGAAACAGCTGAGTAACCTGATGAAGAATGCCTTGCAATGGCACAAGATACAGTGGGCAAGTTTTGGTAATAATGCTTAGTATTGAAATATATGCAGGGTGAAGTATTTGTATTACAGAAGGGTGATGAAATCCTTTTCAGTCTGCAAGTAATTAAAGATGAGGTTCATCATCATAAGTAACATTAACAGCTGTAAAGTAACAGGCTCAGATAACCTGTACTAAAAAGCTCTAATAGAACTGTCAAGAGAGATCTCATTTGTCGTAACTCCTggcatttcagtgaaatttcagAAGACTCATAGTACTGTGccaatttttaaggaaaaaaaattaaataaacagagCAAGCAGGCTGACCCAGCTAGCTGTGTTATGGTTAACGTGACATCAGTCCCAAGGAGCGCAGTACAAATACTGATACTTAGCCAGGtcataaataaatcaataattggcaataatttttatttttatcaacaTTGTCTTGTTGATAAATTCAATCTAGTTTATTGATAAAGCCTGCTTCCTACAGATTAGTGTAGGAACATATTTCACAAAGCATTTGATCTACCATTGTGACATTTTGATAAAGATCTTAGTTAAGTCTAGCGTCACGAAATACAGAGACATTTCACTTGTCTGGGCCAGTGTGGGTCCAGAAGCAGGACATGTGCTTTTGAGGTGTGATGCACAGCAGGCACTTACCAAATCAGGTCAGCATTAGCTGGGGATGTCTGCAGTCATCGGTAACTTGggtctttcttttccctgctttgcctTCACAGTATATTTTTGTAGTCTGATTTTTAGTGATTTGTGTTAATTTTGATTTATCTGAGTTATCCTAGCCtttctgtaaatgtaaaatCACCACTGATAGTATTGTTGAGTGACAGAGAGATTGTCTAAGATGTAAATTACTGTGAGTATAAAGCAGCTAGAGAGAACAAACAGCAGCTTAGGAAGGCTGGTATATTCACATGAAGGTTTTGTAATACAACCAAGTTCAAAGCAATAAGCCTAGGAGTTAAGATCACAGTTCACAGCTCTGGGACCAGGGAGCTGTATAGTGGAAAAGAGtaatgccaagaaaaaaatgaggaatcGTTAACACATGGACGCTGAAGGCATGCAAATAATCAGAACAATGCTCTTGTAGACATGGGCACTGCAATTAGGGCGGTGTGTAGAGAGGCAGGGACATGGTGCTCTCTCTGTAGGTCAGCCTTAACATGCCATGGAGCGTGGCTTTGTTTTGTACAATTTAGGGAGGATATTAATGACTGGAGAAGGTACAGGGAAGAGCCTTAAGTATGATTTAAGGAGAGAGGGTACATGTTGTAATGACATATGTAAACTCAATAGAGCTAATATGGAGCTAATTGCTAAGGAGCAGTTTGCtgagcaggaaagcaaagctgaataCTGAAGAACTCTTTAATACAACAGGCTTTAGCGAGAACCTGTGGCTGAAAGCTGAAACATGTTAAATTAGGGATAATCTTTAACACTGAGGAAACAAATGATCAGGAGCATTGGCAATACTCTGTTATGTGGAGTTTTAAATCAAGACTGAAAGTCTTTCTGGATGATAACTTGTATTTGAACAAAATATATCTGGATCAATGAAAGAACAACCAAGAGGTATGGGACAATTTCTGTGCTAGGGACAACTGAGTAGTTGTTGACTTTTTGGCTTAGAAAAGAGATGACCTAGAGGAAATATGGTCACTTTGTAAAATTATTGGGGTCACAAAAGAGTTACATGGTTTCCTTAGGGTACATCATGAGTCAGTG
The sequence above is drawn from the Falco naumanni isolate bFalNau1 chromosome 11, bFalNau1.pat, whole genome shotgun sequence genome and encodes:
- the LOC121095538 gene encoding actin-binding protein IPP, with protein sequence MACAAAAKGGGSSFSDRHARLLLAQINRLRAGQSFCDVRLEVGPEAFAVHRLVLAASSPYFAALFAGGMKESGRDVVRIAGVEAGTFHTLLDFIYTGVVSIGEHNVQELIVAADMLQLTEVVELCCEFLKGQIDPLNCIGLFQFSEQIACHDLMEFTESYIHAHFLEVQSGEEFLALTKEQLIKILRSEDLSIEDEYQVFLAAMQWILKDVGKRKKYVVEVLEPVRFPLLPAQRLLKYIESIPDFSLRVALQTLLKEYCEVCKSPKENKISSFLQASKGRPRRKARKYLYAVGGYTRLQGGRWSDSRALSCVERFDTFSHYWTTVSSLHQARSGLGVAVVGGMVYAIGGEKDSMIFDCTECYDPVTKQWTTVASMNHPRCGLGVCACYGAIYALGGWVGAEIGNTIERFDPEENSWDVVGSMAVPRYCFGCCEMQGLIYVVGGISNEGVELRSVEVYDPISKRWSELAPMSTRRAYLGVAALNDCIYAVGGWNESQDALATVEKYSFEEEKWVEVASMKVPRAGVCVVAVNGFLYASGGRAPSHDFAAPVTSDSVEVYNPHMDSWTEIANMITSRCEGGVAVL